Proteins found in one Subtercola endophyticus genomic segment:
- a CDS encoding carbohydrate ABC transporter permease, with protein sequence MTDVRPAPAAAAEALTDAGVSPARRRRRRVPIAPYLYVLPALILLGVWIYRPLLQTFQLSFYSWNLLPTQPLTPVGLQNYVSVVSSQQLRDALVNTGIYIGAFLVFSVVLPIAIALLSRQVGGRAKTVYQAIIFVPFLVTPVAAAAVWRWLLSDSGGAIPTVLQNFGIDIGDVLRSPTGAIWAIILIVGWQMLGFGVLVVSAGIAGINPDYAHAASIDGAGGWTILRRITLPLLSPTIVFLVLMTILLSAQWTYPMIDILTQGGPSDSTTNLYYLLYQIGFQNFDAGSAGAAGTLFFIAFSLLALGLVTLSDRLSFYDN encoded by the coding sequence GTGACCGATGTTCGGCCTGCACCGGCTGCGGCAGCCGAGGCGCTGACCGACGCCGGGGTCAGCCCGGCCCGCCGACGCCGCCGGCGGGTGCCCATCGCACCATACCTCTATGTGCTTCCGGCGCTCATCCTGCTCGGGGTCTGGATCTACCGGCCCCTGCTGCAGACCTTCCAATTGTCGTTCTACAGCTGGAACCTGCTGCCCACTCAACCGCTCACCCCCGTGGGGCTGCAGAACTACGTGTCTGTCGTCTCCTCGCAGCAATTACGGGACGCGCTCGTCAATACCGGAATCTACATCGGCGCGTTCCTGGTCTTCTCGGTTGTTCTGCCGATCGCCATCGCCTTGCTGTCGAGGCAGGTGGGCGGCCGTGCCAAGACCGTCTACCAGGCGATCATCTTCGTGCCGTTTCTCGTGACGCCGGTGGCCGCGGCCGCGGTGTGGCGGTGGCTGCTGTCGGATTCGGGCGGGGCGATCCCCACCGTTCTGCAGAACTTCGGTATCGACATCGGCGACGTGCTGCGCTCGCCGACCGGGGCCATCTGGGCGATCATCCTCATCGTCGGCTGGCAGATGCTCGGCTTCGGCGTGCTTGTGGTCTCGGCGGGCATCGCGGGAATCAACCCGGACTACGCACATGCGGCCTCGATCGATGGGGCAGGAGGATGGACGATCTTGCGCCGCATCACCTTGCCGCTGTTGTCGCCCACCATCGTGTTCTTGGTGCTGATGACCATCTTGCTTTCTGCGCAGTGGACCTACCCGATGATCGACATTCTGACGCAGGGCGGCCCGAGCGACTCGACGACCAATCTGTACTACCTGCTCTACCAGATCGGCTTCCAGAACTTCGACGCCGGGTCGGCCGGAGCGGCCGGCACGCTGTTCTTCATCGCGTTCAGCCTGCTCGCCCTCGGCCTGGTCACTCTGTCAGACCGACTGTCTTTCTACGACAACTAG
- a CDS encoding phosphodiesterase gives MTDYDSYPTPEHFILHISDTHFVQNRDLLHDVVDSDANLLELFEGFDKSNTRPEAIVFTGDIADTAAPDAYDRIRAMVEPIAERYGSELIWVMGNHDERAAFRAGLLGEDGSTEPYDRVYDINGLRIIVLDSTIPGQHWGEISEDQLAWLADELSTPAPDGTLLALHHPPIPSHLGLIRLFELHDQPALAEVIRGTDVRGILGGHLHYSTTDTFAGIPVSVASATCYTQDLVMPFPAARGQAGAQSYNLVHVYGDHVQHSVVPIGQFPTAYEMSGESLAKFLAMTPAEQLAAVQSSVGAE, from the coding sequence ATGACCGACTACGACTCCTACCCCACCCCTGAGCACTTCATTCTGCACATCAGCGACACCCACTTCGTGCAGAACCGCGACCTGCTGCACGACGTGGTCGACAGCGACGCGAACCTGCTCGAGCTCTTCGAGGGCTTCGACAAGTCGAACACCCGCCCCGAAGCGATCGTTTTCACCGGCGACATCGCCGACACCGCGGCGCCCGATGCGTATGACCGCATCCGCGCCATGGTCGAGCCCATCGCCGAACGGTACGGGTCTGAGCTGATCTGGGTGATGGGCAATCACGACGAGCGCGCCGCGTTCCGCGCGGGCCTGCTCGGCGAAGACGGCTCCACCGAACCCTACGACCGCGTCTACGACATCAACGGGCTGCGCATCATTGTGCTCGACTCGACGATTCCGGGCCAGCACTGGGGCGAGATCAGCGAAGACCAGCTCGCCTGGCTGGCGGATGAACTGAGCACCCCCGCGCCGGATGGCACGTTGCTGGCGCTGCACCACCCGCCTATTCCGAGCCACCTCGGCCTGATCCGCCTGTTCGAGTTGCACGACCAGCCGGCGCTCGCCGAGGTCATTCGCGGAACGGATGTTCGGGGCATCCTCGGCGGACATCTGCACTATTCGACCACCGACACGTTCGCCGGCATTCCCGTGTCGGTGGCGTCGGCGACCTGCTACACGCAAGACCTCGTGATGCCGTTTCCGGCAGCGCGGGGCCAGGCCGGTGCGCAGTCGTACAACCTCGTTCACGTCTACGGCGACCACGTGCAGCACTCGGTGGTGCCCATCGGGCAGTTTCCGACCGCCTACGAGATGTCGGGGGAGTCGCTGGCGAAATTCCTCGCCATGACACCCGCCGAGCAGCTGGCCGCGGTGCAGTCGTCGGTCGGCGCCGAGTAA
- a CDS encoding tyrosine-protein phosphatase, giving the protein MTQTIPSGHLLIEGTYNFREVSGYRVGESAVRAGKLYRSDALHELTSGGSEAITDLGVRLVVDLRSDDEVIESPSLLRDEIVIVHSPIFTGAAQPVALGDDAVDLARIYDVMVDAYGAQLASAVRLIAESGDETVLVHCTAGKDRTGLVVALALLAVGVDRDEVVADYAQTAQHLAGPWADRMIEKMQTAGVPVTPALERIVTASPAAELERIIDRWESEWGSASGYLRAHGLTDDDITALATALLGRASDSTN; this is encoded by the coding sequence ATGACCCAAACCATTCCCAGCGGCCACCTTCTGATCGAGGGCACCTACAACTTTCGCGAGGTGAGCGGCTACCGCGTCGGCGAAAGCGCGGTTCGCGCCGGAAAGCTCTACCGTTCAGACGCGCTGCACGAGCTCACCTCGGGCGGAAGTGAGGCGATCACTGATCTCGGCGTGCGCCTCGTCGTCGACCTCCGCTCCGACGACGAGGTAATCGAGAGCCCGAGCCTGTTGCGCGACGAGATCGTCATCGTGCATTCGCCCATCTTCACCGGGGCGGCTCAGCCGGTGGCGCTCGGTGATGACGCGGTCGATCTGGCCCGCATCTACGACGTCATGGTCGATGCGTACGGCGCGCAGCTCGCCTCGGCCGTTCGGCTGATCGCCGAGTCGGGCGATGAGACCGTGCTGGTGCACTGCACGGCAGGCAAAGACCGCACGGGGTTGGTCGTGGCGCTGGCTCTGCTGGCCGTCGGGGTCGACCGAGACGAGGTCGTCGCCGACTATGCGCAGACCGCTCAGCATCTCGCCGGCCCGTGGGCCGACCGGATGATCGAGAAAATGCAGACCGCCGGCGTGCCGGTCACGCCCGCACTCGAGCGGATCGTCACGGCGAGCCCGGCCGCGGAGCTCGAGCGCATCATCGACCGCTGGGAATCCGAATGGGGATCAGCGAGTGGCTACCTGCGGGCGCACGGGCTGACCGATGACGACATCACCGCACTCGCTACGGCACTGCTCGGCCGGGCATCCGACTCGACCAACTGA